AAAGCCGTCCATCACGAAGCCGAACGCCTTGCGGCTCCCCTCGCCCAGGTGCTGCTCGATGCTCTCGAGGTGCAGACGGATCCCCTGGAGCGGGTTGTTGATCTCGTGAGCGAAGATCTGGGTGAGCCTGCCCATGGCGGCGAGCCTCTCGGAGGAGAGCATCTCCTCCTCGAGCCTCTGGCGCTCTATCTTCTGCGCCACGATGCGGCAGACGCTATTCAAAAGTTCCACGTCGATGTCGTCCCAATGACGGTTTCGATCGCACTGGTCAAACCCTACGAATCCATGCGGCCTTCCGAAGACGAAGATCGGTATGGAGAGGATGGACTTGACGCCTTGGCCTCCGAGCAGCTCCACGAGCTCGGGCGACGGCGCACTGGACGTGTCCTCGAGGCAGATGATGCGGCCGGCCAGCATCTCATTGCTCCACCACGGCTGAAGGTTCGTCGGAAGACTCTGCATCGTATCCTTGTTGGGCTCTATTCCCTTCGCCACCCATTCATGCGTGTTGGTCACGGTATGGCGCACGTGATCATAGCTGAAAAAATACGAGCGGCTGACGTCCAGCCCCTCGCCCAACATGGCGATGACGGAGGCGAGGAATTCGTCGATGCCATGGCGCGTGATCGACTCGCGCACTATCTCCTTCACCAGGTGTTCGTAGTGCACCCGCTGTTGGAAGAGGGAGTGCATATTATCGGAGCCGATCTCAAGCTGCTCCACCATGCGTTTGAGGTCGGTGATGTCGCGGCTGATACCGATGACCGCCGCCGTCTCTCCGTCCTTATCGAAGATCGGGTTCAGCGAGGAGGAGTAGCATCGGCTCACGCCCTTCAGCGTGATCCATTCCTGCAGATAGAGGGGCTTTCCGCTCTCCAGCACCTGGCGGTTGTTGCGCATCAATAGGCCGCCCACCTTGTCGCCGAAGGCCTCGACAGGGGTCTTGCCGATCACCTTATTTGAATCGAGGCTGCAGTCGGCGAGCGCACGTTTGTTGAGCATGGCGTATCGGCCGTCGCGATCGACTATATAGACGAGGTCATCGACCGCCTCGACAAAGGCGTTATAGACCTGCTCGTGAGTGAGCCCGGTTCGCTTCCTGATGGGGCACATCCTTCAAACCTCGGGGGGCTATGCCTTTTTCCCGCGCTTCTTTTTCGCCTTGGATACCCGCACCCCCTTGCGCGGCGTAAGCAGTTTGGCGACGTTCTCGAAGAGCACGGCGCGATCTATGGGTTTCGACAGGCATATGTCGGCGCCAAGCTCCGTCGCGCGATCCACGTTGCGATCGGAGCCGAAACCGGTGAGGACCATGATCTTCACGTGCGACAGCGCAGGCGAGCGCCGAATGCTCTGGCAGACCTTGAAGCCGTCCATGCCCGGCATGACGAGATCCAGTATGACGATGTCGGGGCGGACCGATTCCATGAAAGAACCGGCCTCGAAACCGTCGGAGGCGGTGTAGATCTCGAGCTTCTCCGGGTATTCGCGCAGCGACTCCTGGATTGCGACCCTGATCGACTCCTCGTCGTCGACGACGAGCACCTTGCGGAGCGCCGGAGCCGCGCGATCGTCCATCGGGATGCCGTGCTCGCGGCAGAAGGCGCGCAGGTCTTCGCCGTTGATCCTGAGATGACCGCCCGCGGTGCGGTAGGCGTTCAGCAGACCCCTCTTTATCCAGTTTTTGATCGTGTTGTAGCTCACCCTGCAAAGCTTCGCCGCTTCGAATGTGGTGAGCACGTCCTTCTGGCGCATCTGTCTCCTCCTTCAACCTCTATCCGTGAAACTATGTTATAGAGATTGTATAATTGATATATGGAGGCGCCTAATACCAGAAGCTGCTATATACGACAACTGAAAATATAAACTTTTCTAATACGCTGATTTTAATGATGATAAATGACCATTTTATGCGCCGCATAACACGCTGTAATAGATCGCACCGATTTGCTATAATTAAATCGGCCAGGATGGAGTGCGGGAATCAGCCAATTTTTCAAAATAGCCTTTTCAAGGCTTGAAACGAGCAATCGGCGATTCCCTTCCAATCCTGGCTTTTTTTATCCCCTGCGCATGAGCGCCGCGAAGAATCCATCCCAATCGCCCAGCCTGGGATCGGTCTTGAGATAACCTTCGCGCGTGACGATGCCTCCACAGGCTATGCCTTGTTTCTCGAAGATCGCCCCTGCGTTTGAGACTTCAAAACCCCCATCCTTCAGGAAGTCCGCGACCACATCCTCGTTCTCCTCTCTGAGGATGCTGCACGTTGCGTAGAGCAGAGAACCGCCCGGCTTCACGCGCAAGGCGTTCTCCCGGAGGATTTTTTTCTGCTGTCTCACCCTCTCGTCTATCGCGCCCTTGTCCAGGCGCCAGCGTATGTCGGGCGAGCGCCGCTGCGTCCCTACGCCCGAGCACGGCGCGTCGATGAAGACGAGATCGAAGCTCGCGCGCAACTTCGACAAAGAAGCCGCATCCATCGTCCTGATGGATTTCACCTTTGCCCGTTCCGCGCGCCTCGCGAGCTCCTTGAGCTTCCGGCCGTCGATGTCGCAGGCCGTGATCTCCCCCTGGTCGCGCATGAGCATCGCCAACGCGAGCGCTTTTCCGCCGGCGCCTGAGCAGGCATCGAGCACGACCTGGCCTGGACTGGGATCGGCGAGGATGGAGGCGAGCTGGCTCGCCTCGTCCTGCACCTCGAAGAATCCCTCCCTGAAGGATTTCAAGTCGCGGAAGTTCGACCTGATGGATAGCCTTATGCCGAACGGCGATCTCTTCGCGGGAGTCGCTTCGACGCCCTCCTCCTTGAGCATCCCGATCACTTCATCGCGGGTAGCGCGCAGGAGGTTCACCCTGAGGGTGGGGCCGATCGGCTCGTTGAGCACAAGCGCGATCTCGCGCGCACCTTCGGCGCCGTATTCCCTCTTGATCATATCGAAGAGAAAATCAGGATAGGAGAAATAGGCGGCATCCCCGCCGGGGAAGCCCTTGAGGTCGACCGCATCCACGTTCAAACCGTCAAGCTCGGGTGCGGGCGAAAGTCCGCCGCTCAAGGCGTCGAAGTCTTTGCACGGGCGCCATCGAAGAAAGGCCTGGGCGCGCAACCTGTTGTCGGGCGCAGATACTCCCGCAAGCTTAAGGCAGCCGTCGATCCTGCGGCGCCAACGCGAAACGCCGTAGACAGCGCGGGAGATCAGCCTTCGCTGCCTGCTGTTTATCTCGGGATGGTCTCTTAAGTGCGAGTCGAGCAGCCGATCGAGCGGCCTCGGCTCGATCTCGAACATGCGGAGCACGGTTGCGGCATGGTCTATGAAATCCATCTCAGAAGGGATTCTTGATCATTATGTGGGCGCTGCGCTCCGACCCCACGGAGACGATGGAGATGGGGACGCCGATCAGCTCGCTGATCTTTGCCATGTAATCCCGCGCCGCACGCGGAAGATCCCTCTCGCTGCGCGCGGAGGAGAGATCCTCTTCCCAGCCCGGCATTTCCTCGTAGACAGGCGTGATCCTCTCGAACTGTCCGAGCTCCGCAGGGAAGTCGTCGATGATCTTGCCCGCGCAATCGTACCCGGTGCATATCGAGACCTTTTCCAGGCCTGAGAGCACGTCGAGCTTGGTCATGGCGAGCATGGTGAGCCCGTTCACGCGCGCAGCGTGCCGCACGACCACGGCGTCGAACCAGCCGCATCGGCGTTTGCGGCCTGTGGTGGAGCCGAACTCCCTGCCCTTTTCCTGGAGACGCTCGCCTATCGAGTTCGCAAGCTCGGTCGGGAAGGGACCGTTGCCAACGCGCGTGGTGTAGGCCTTTGTGATCCCCAGCACATCGTCGATGATCGTGGGCCCGACTCCCGAACCGCAGCACGCAGCGCCTGCGACGGTGTTCGAAGAGGTGACGTACGGATAGGTGCCGTGGTCGATGTCCAGCGCCGTGCCCTGCGCGCCCTCGAAGAGGATCTTCGCCCCATCCCTGATCTTTCGATGCAGGAGCTGTTCGGTGTCGCAGACGTGGCGAGAGAGCCTCTGCGACCACTGCTCCGCCTCACGAAAGAGTTCGTCGCACGAGATCCGCTTCCCGCCGAGCATCTCTATCTGCCGATTTTTGAGCGGCAGCACCGCGTCAAGCCTGGCCTTGAGCACGCCCGAATCAAGGAGGTCGCCCGCCCTGATTCCAAGGCGCGCGACCTTGTCCTCGTAGGCAGGGCCGATCCCCCTGCCGGTGGTCCCGATGCGAGAGGAGCCCATCGCCTCCTCGCGCAGCTGGTCGATGATGCGATGATACGGGAGCACGAGGTGCGCGTTCTGGCTCACGGCGAGCCTCGTCGCGTCCTTGAGATAGCCCTGCACGGTCAAACCTTCCATCTCGTCGATGAGGACCTTCGGGTCGAGCACGACGCCGTTGCCGATGATGCAGAGGCAACTCTCGTGGAGTATGCCGGACGGCACCAGGTGGAGTATGGTCTTCTGGCCCCCGATGACCATGGTGTGGCCCGCGTTCGCGCCCCCCTGATAACGGACGACGACGTCGGCCTGCGGCGTGAGCAGATCGATGATCTTGCCCTTGCCCTCGTCTCCCCACTGAGTCCCGACCACGATTACATTCGCCATTATGACACCGCCCTTTGAGCCTTCAGCCCATGAGTTTTTCGAGTATCGCCTTCTGCACGTGCAGCCTGTTCTCGGCCTGATCGAAGACCCTCGACTGCGGCCCGTCCATCACCTCGTCGGTGATCTCGTCGCCGCGGTGCGCGGGCAGGCAATGCAGCACGATCGCGTCCTTCTTCGCAAACGAGAGCAGCTCACGGTTGACC
Above is a genomic segment from bacterium containing:
- a CDS encoding RsmB/NOP family class I SAM-dependent RNA methyltransferase, with protein sequence MDFIDHAATVLRMFEIEPRPLDRLLDSHLRDHPEINSRQRRLISRAVYGVSRWRRRIDGCLKLAGVSAPDNRLRAQAFLRWRPCKDFDALSGGLSPAPELDGLNVDAVDLKGFPGGDAAYFSYPDFLFDMIKREYGAEGAREIALVLNEPIGPTLRVNLLRATRDEVIGMLKEEGVEATPAKRSPFGIRLSIRSNFRDLKSFREGFFEVQDEASQLASILADPSPGQVVLDACSGAGGKALALAMLMRDQGEITACDIDGRKLKELARRAERAKVKSIRTMDAASLSKLRASFDLVFIDAPCSGVGTQRRSPDIRWRLDKGAIDERVRQQKKILRENALRVKPGGSLLYATCSILREENEDVVADFLKDGGFEVSNAGAIFEKQGIACGGIVTREGYLKTDPRLGDWDGFFAALMRRG
- a CDS encoding ATP-binding protein, coding for MCPIRKRTGLTHEQVYNAFVEAVDDLVYIVDRDGRYAMLNKRALADCSLDSNKVIGKTPVEAFGDKVGGLLMRNNRQVLESGKPLYLQEWITLKGVSRCYSSSLNPIFDKDGETAAVIGISRDITDLKRMVEQLEIGSDNMHSLFQQRVHYEHLVKEIVRESITRHGIDEFLASVIAMLGEGLDVSRSYFFSYDHVRHTVTNTHEWVAKGIEPNKDTMQSLPTNLQPWWSNEMLAGRIICLEDTSSAPSPELVELLGGQGVKSILSIPIFVFGRPHGFVGFDQCDRNRHWDDIDVELLNSVCRIVAQKIERQRLEEEMLSSERLAAMGRLTQIFAHEINNPLQGIRLHLESIEQHLGEGSRKAFGFVMDGFQRISDIIARLSDASRSKAARSAVDMNGILKNACGLLSRQVDMKGISVRWFLNEKLPCVHGDERRLHQAVLNVLLNAFDSMGKGGELSISTSSDGKSVEVEVRDTGCGIDEADMPYLFEPFFTTKGKSGTGLGLFVSHSIIVDHSGSIEITSRKDEGTQVQIRLPVSRDRDPADKAIADKGR
- a CDS encoding ornithine carbamoyltransferase produces the protein REAVKNADVINTDTWVSMGQEGAGEGAKVSLFRPYQVNRELLSFAKKDAIVLHCLPAHRGDEITDEVMDGPQSRVFDQAENRLHVQKAILEKLMG
- a CDS encoding response regulator yields the protein MRQKDVLTTFEAAKLCRVSYNTIKNWIKRGLLNAYRTAGGHLRINGEDLRAFCREHGIPMDDRAAPALRKVLVVDDEESIRVAIQESLREYPEKLEIYTASDGFEAGSFMESVRPDIVILDLVMPGMDGFKVCQSIRRSPALSHVKIMVLTGFGSDRNVDRATELGADICLSKPIDRAVLFENVAKLLTPRKGVRVSKAKKKRGKKA
- a CDS encoding adenylosuccinate synthase, which gives rise to MANVIVVGTQWGDEGKGKIIDLLTPQADVVVRYQGGANAGHTMVIGGQKTILHLVPSGILHESCLCIIGNGVVLDPKVLIDEMEGLTVQGYLKDATRLAVSQNAHLVLPYHRIIDQLREEAMGSSRIGTTGRGIGPAYEDKVARLGIRAGDLLDSGVLKARLDAVLPLKNRQIEMLGGKRISCDELFREAEQWSQRLSRHVCDTEQLLHRKIRDGAKILFEGAQGTALDIDHGTYPYVTSSNTVAGAACCGSGVGPTIIDDVLGITKAYTTRVGNGPFPTELANSIGERLQEKGREFGSTTGRKRRCGWFDAVVVRHAARVNGLTMLAMTKLDVLSGLEKVSICTGYDCAGKIIDDFPAELGQFERITPVYEEMPGWEEDLSSARSERDLPRAARDYMAKISELIGVPISIVSVGSERSAHIMIKNPF